A region of Dermochelys coriacea isolate rDerCor1 chromosome 1, rDerCor1.pri.v4, whole genome shotgun sequence DNA encodes the following proteins:
- the CRLF2 gene encoding cytokine receptor-like factor 2, translating to MGLVLQAHAAIFILGNLVASQPLAQSLKETIKITAVNFNGEQMQITWAAKDYFPDRNVTFFYRFGTALQNRSWKQCPHYILDQGYNSGCFFKTEGLTLNISFKDKNGSEELFNHQLKSDSFIKPNPPENVTVHWKRDTVTIECNKPKTTARCLKLELQYKSKYDKEWQSRKSACCKVEEQGFDPEKCYSFRVRLERLVPFCNRIPYASEWAEATVWRNGSLLDSCADDIKPLSDNMILLISVLAVLLVIILLLIFVCKCQRLQKSVMPVIPDPKHIFSDLFNDHNGNFQEWIDQTDNAMGHTKMECVEHECIIEERTELEDEKEASEKICELSNMNERDYLSSAQNTCLQPPASDTVSFGSFKFCMNEDMYVIL from the exons GTTTGAAAGAAACTATCAAAATCACAGCAGTCAATTTCAATGGTGAACAGATGCAGATCACATGGGCAGCTAAAGACTATTTCCCTGACaggaatgtgacttttttttacaG ATTTGGCACAGCTCTTCAAAACAGATCTTGGAAGCAATGCCCCCACTATATACTTGACCAAGGTTACAATTCTGGCTGTTTCTTTAAGACAGAGGGACTCactcttaacatctcttttaAGGATAAGAATGGAAGTGAAGAGCTTTTCAATCATCAGCTAAAATCTGATTCCTTTA TAAAACCCAATCCGCCTGAAAATGTAACCGTCCATTGGAAAAGAGATACAGTTACTATAGAATGTAATAAACCAAAGACAACAGCAAGGTGCTTGAAGCTTGAACTTCAGTATAAAAGCAAGTATGACAAAGAATGGCAG TCTAGAAAATCTGCATGTTGCAAAGTTGAAGAGCAAGGATTTGATCCGGAAAAGTGCTATTCCTTCCGGGTCAGATTGGAAAGACTCGTTCCTTTTTGCAATAGAATTCCTTATGCCAGTGAATGGGCAGAGGCAACAGTTTGGAGAAATGGCAGCTTACTAG ATTCATGTGCTGATGATATAAAGCCTCTGTCAGACAATAtgatccttttaatttctgtgctGGCAGTCCTTCTAGTAATAATCCTCCTTCTGATTTTTGTGTGCAAATGCCAAAG ATTGCAGAAGTCAGTCATGCCTGTTATACCAGACCCAAAGCATATATTTTCTGATCTCTTTAATGATCATAATGGTAACTTCCAG GAATGGATTGACCAAACTGACAATGCAATGGGCCACACCAAGATGGAATGTGTAGAACATGAGTGCATCATTGAGGAGAGAACTGAGCTGGAAGATGAGAAGGAAGCTAGTGAAAAGATTTGTGAATTGTCAAACATGAATGAAAGAGATTATCTGAGCTCTGCTCAGAACACTTGCCTGCAACCACCAGCCAGTGATACAGTTTCTTTTGGGAGTTTTAAGTTCTGTATGAATGAAGACATGTATGTCATCTTATGA